The genomic DNA CGTTCACCCAAATCTGTTGCTGTCAGTGACGATGGGTTGATGTTCGTGCCGGATTTCGGTTCCTACCGGGTTCAGGTGTATCGGAATATGGCAGTGCCGTTGACACCGCAGCAATTTAGTCCACCGCGTCGATCGGTTACGTTGCATCAAGAATAATTTTTAAACGATTAAATCTGGTCACCGTTCCACTACGTTTCACAAATCAACGGTATGAATGCCGTATGGCATTCCCCGGGTTTTTGGTTAAGTCCAACTGACTCAGGCATCGCGGTCGCGATGAAACTGAACCCAACACCTTTAACGTTTGGGACATCGTAAAAGTAGAAACACAAAAAAGCCGAGCGTGTGCTTGATGGACGCTCGGCTTTTTCGCGTACAGAGGACAACATAGATTTTAAGTCAACTCAAAAGCCAAATTGGGCGTTGAATTATCATATTTATGCAACTTTCTTACCGTAAAATTGTATTTATAACGTGAGTGTAATAAAAGGTTTCTACGTGTAGCGCAAACTTTTAGTTTGCGGACGCAGAGGAAACCCAGACTAACAGTCTATACTATACGGAGGTCAAACCAACTGAATGATATCGCGATTCATCACGGTTCTGTTTGTGTTTATCATTATGTCCCTACCTGCTTTAGCGGAAACTGGCGACGTTCAAGGAACCGTCTATCAACGCAGCACCGGAAGGCCGCTTGCAGGTGCCGATGTTCGGATTCTTGAAACCGATCAAAATCAAAAGACCGATGAAAACGGCATCTTCCAATTCACGGAACTCTCCGAAGGCACCTATACTTTTATCGTCACCCATCCTACTGAAATGATACCCACAGAAGTTTCCGTTAAAATTAGCAGCGGCGCTACCACTGAAGTGAAAATATCCCTCGGTCCGGCAGTTGAGTTAGAAACCATTATTGTTGAGGGAAAACGCCTCCCACCCACAATCAGCCGAATGGAGGTCCGTGGCGGCGAACTCCTGCGTATCCCCGGTACCTTCAACGATACGCTCAAAGGACTGATGACACTTCCGAGCATTGGTATCCCAAACGACTACTTCGGCGTTCTCTATATCCGAGGTAGTGAACCAGGGTCTAATCTTTACTATCTTGACAGAACACCTCTCGGATACCCTTTTCACTGGGGCGGCTTGCTTTCGACAGTGAGTTCGGAGACACTTGAGAAAATTGACATCTATGCGGGGGGCTACGGTGCTGAGTTTGGACTGGATTCGCAAGCTGTGCTTGACATCCATGCACGTGACAGCATTCAGGAGCGATTGAATGGGAAATTCAACCTGAATATCCTCTATTCCGAAGGACTCCTTGAAGCCAGCATCGGTAGCAAGGGATATATCTCTGCTTCTGGGCGGCGGAGTTACTTAGACCTCATTGCTGGCCCGATTCTTGAGGAACAGACAGGACGTCCACAGCAGCTGCCTTACTTTTCAGATTATCAACTCAAATTCGCCTATCTTTTGGGAGAAAAACATCACTTTACACTCAACGCTTTCGCTGCAACGGATCATTTTAAGATTGTGGAGGAGGACAGTGAGTTTGAAGGTGAGGGCGGAAGGGTACTTGAAGATGCTGAAGGTGCTCTCGCCACCGCTCTTTTCAAAAACGGTTTCGATGGACAAGGGATCCATCTCCGTTCGGACTTTACCGAAAATCTCACCTCACATTTATCCCTGACCCGTTCCTTCAATTTCCTTACTATTGCGTTTGAAGTTCCTGTTAATGAGCAATTTTCTCAGAACCCTCAAGGCGAGTGGGTCCTTGATTCTGTGGACTATGCCCACTACGATGTAAAGATTGACGTTCCCGTCTGGACATTCCGCGAGGATGTATCCTATCGGTTGACACCGAAGTTTCAATTTGAACCCGGTTTCCTTCTCTCCTTTAGTCCTGCCAACAGTTTCGAGGACGGCAGGTTTCCAGAGTCCTTGTACAGTGAAGTGGAAGACCCCGAGGAGCTTCCCGAAATCCTTGAGTATGCGGAAGAAAATGAAGATACGGTCACAGTGGTTGCACTGGATGATGGGACTTATGAGGTTAGGGAGCGCAGTGTTGAAGAGATATACGACGAATTTGGACACGATTTTTATAGAGCTGAGGGATATGTGCAAGGACGCTACGATCCACTTGAGTTCTTATCCGTGGCACTCGGTGTTCGTTTCGACTATCTGAATGTGATTAAACAGGTTTCCGTTCAACCGCGAGGGAGTGTGAGTTTCATACTGCCAAACGGGTCTAACCTCCGTTTCGCGTATGGACATTATGAGCAGAGCCCACAACCCTCTCACCTATTGGCAGAAAATGGCAACCGGGCATTGGCGTCGAGTCTCACACGGCACTACATTATGGAATTAGAGTATCCCCTCTCGTCGCGCACCGAACTCAAGTTTGCAACTTATTACAAGGACGCGCGGAAACTGGTAACACCCGATGAAGTCTCGAATTATCTCAATCAAGGGGCTGGGTACGTCGGAGGTGCGGAGGTATTCCTACGGCATCGGATTCCAGATAGATTCTTCGGTTGGATCTCATACAGTTATACGCATGCCGAACGGCGTGAGAGCCCAGATGCTACCTATCAACCCTACTTGTTTGACAATACGCATATTGTGAGTGTCGTCGGTAACTATAGCTTCACGCCGAATTTTGAGATTGGCGCGAAGTGGCAGTATCTCAGCGGCACCTCCGAAGTACCTATCAGCTCCGTTGTTCTCATCCAGGACCCCGTAACGCGTGGACTGAATCCGCTTTTGGCGAGTGCTGATGAACAATTAAGCACCGAACTCGCACCGTATCATAAGTTAGACCTTCGAGTGAGTTATAAATGGAATGTTTGGGGATTGCAAATAGGAGGTTTCCTTGATGTTCTGAATGTGTACAATCGGAAAAATGAGATACGGTTCATATTTGAAGAGGCGACGCTTGACGTACAAGGTCAGGAAATTGGTATTGAACGTGAAGTCTTTGACGCGCCACAACTGCCACGGATCGTCTATTTTGGATTGACGCTTGAGTTCTAAAGTCACGAATGCGTCAGAATTGTTTAGTTTTTTGAAATTATGCATCCTTTTGGTCATAAAATTGTGTCTTAACTATTATGAGATTGGTTTACTGGAAAATCAAATGACCTGCTCTACGCCTCGGTGTTGCTATTTAAACAGGGGCTTGGTATAATACCGGTGAAGTTGGTGGTAAGGAGAAAGAATGTGAAAATCTTAACTGTCTTTGGCATCTGGGTCTTGATACTTTCGGGCTGCACCAGTGTAGAATATCAAAAAATGCAGGCAGAGCGCGATCAACTCCTCAAGAACTATGAAAACCTCCGTGAGGAACACAGCGAACTCAAAGTTAAATCCAGCATCACCGATACACTCCTTGGGAGATGGAAATTCCTGAACCTTGAAGTCGAGGAGGGTGCCGCTATTGAAAAGGCTGCGGAAACCAAAGCTGCGCTGCGCTCCCTTGATCTGAAAAATCTCACACTTGAATTCTTTGAAGAAAAAGGTATCTATCACTACCGAGGCAAAAACGGTGCTACGGAAATTTTGGGTCAATTTACCGTCTTCACCATCCGTTACGGCGATGAACCCTTCCCATTTATCCGATTTTTCAGGCGCTCTGGTCCTGAAATGTCGCAGCTCCTTTTCGCCGTAAATCCGAGTAGTAAATCAGCGGGACCCTCTGGATTCGCAAGTTCGCAAGGCGTTTCAACGGCGAAAGAAATTAGCATTTCGATTACGGAGGACAGATTGTACCTCACGATACACGGAAGGATGCAGTTAGGGCCCACTGGGTGGGTGCAAAGCGGCGGCATGCACTGTTACTTTGGGAGGATCGAGGAGTGAAGATATTAACGGTTTTTAGTCTGCTGCTTCTGGCTTTTGCTGGTTGTACGAGTGCGAAATATCAGGAGATGCAAAACGAACGGGATAGGCTTCGCGCTGCGCATGAGGATGTCCTGAGAAAAAGGGATCCGCGACCAATGGAAGACGATTTGACCCAGAGACTTCTCGGCACGTGGCAGTTTGTGGACATAGCGGTCGCCGAAGGCGATTTGAGTGAAGAATTGGCAGCATTAAAGTATGAACTCAACGCGACGGCTCGCCAAAACCTCACGATTGCGTTTTTTATGGATCAAAACGTCTACCGCCGATATCGCGGTGTAAATGGACGCACGGAGGTAACGGGCAGTTTCAAGATCAGTGCAGAGCGTTATGGTGATGAATTGCTTCCGTATCTGCGGGTTTTTCGGGATACAGGTGAGCGTTTTCCTGAATTCATCTCCGGTGTGCCACCGAACGTGCGCGATACACCAGATGATTCCTCTAAACAGTTGGTGCCATGGAATTGGATGGGGATTTCGGTCACAGCGGACAGGTTGTCCTTAACCCTGTTTGGTGTGATGGAATTAACACCGAACGGGTGGGCGCAGAGCAGAGGCGTCCGCTGTACTTTCAAGCGAGTTAGGTAAAGGAGAATGAGTGGTGAAAATACGAATGGTACTCGGTATCCTAATGATAGTGTTCACAAGCTGTGGGACGCTAACACCTCAAGAGATGCAGCAAGAACGCCTTCGGTTGATTGAAGCTTATAACGAGGCACGCCAGAGGCACAATCCCGAAAAAATCAAGCAGGCAGTAAAGGATCTGCTTGTTGGTAAGTGGCAGTATGTCGGATTGGAAGTTGAAGAGGGGAGTGTTAGCGCGAAACGGCAGCAATCGACACCGCAGCAGGCGTTGAAATCGGCAACCTCTTTTGTGCAGCAACTTTCTAAAAGCACAGCCGGCAAAGAGGCACTATCTCCTACAATACCTGAACAGGTGGAAGCACCGGGTCCTCCAAATTCGGAAACAGATGAACAGGCCTCCGCGGAAAATACAACTCGCTTGCCGCGCATTGAAGTAACCGATGAAAAATCGAGTCAACAGATGTTGGGCGCGAAAGCGGCACTCGTCGCCTCTACACGTCAAAACCTCACTATTGAATTTTTTCAAGATCGCGGCTCATATCATTACAGTGGCAGCAATCAAGGTAGGCGTGTCACAGGACAATGTTATATCACCACGAAGCAGTACGGTGACGATCCGTTTCCGTATGTTCGTTTTAATCAGCAGACGGGACCCGATATGCTTGAATTCCTATTCGGTTCCGAACCTGTAAAACAGATAGCTGCGAAGCAGAAACAGAAAAGAGCCGCGATGCTACAGAATCGCAATATGGGGGTCCAAGGGGCACGGCGGGCTGCTGCAAAAAAGACCTCTTACGCAATCGCTTCGCTGGCGGGTATTACGGTGACGGAGGATACGCTTTATTTGGTCCTATATGGGGATATGAAGCTGACCCCCAAAGGTTGGATGCGAACTGGGGGGCTTCGATGCACCTTTAAAAGGATAAAATAGTTTACTATAGGAGGAGAATCAGATGAAAATTACACGCTTTTTTATTTTCTGTAGTCTCAGTTTGATATTCACGTTTGCAAGTGCTTACTCAGTTGACGCAAGGGCACCGAAGACCGAGAAGATTGTGTTTTCATCAAATCGGCGTGGGAATTGGGATATTTATGTTATGAATCCCGATGGAAAGAATCAGGTCAGACTCACTAAAAGCCCTTTAGTCGATGTCAGTCCGGTTTGGTCGCCGACGGGTGAACAGATTCTGTTCGTTTCTTATCGGGATGGTATAAGGGATCTCTATGTGATGGATGCGGATGGGAGACATCTGCGAAGAGTATTTAGGAATTCAGCCCGTAGAAGCGAACCGGCGTGGGCACCGGATGGCGAAAGGATCGTATTCCACGCAGAATTACCCCAATGGAGTATCCAAACGGCGACGATACACGGGAGAGATGTGAGAATAGTGGCTTCGGCAGACCCGCGTGGTGGTAACCCGTCGTGGTCTCCCGATGGAACCGAGATCGCCTATGTTGACGATGTGGGAGGAAGTCGTCGTATCCGCATTGTTACCCTCAATTCGGGTGAGATCCGAACATTTCTACCCAAAGCATCATCGTGGATGTACACGCCGGCGTGGTCTCCTGATGGCGAAAGACTTGCCTTTACTTGGTACAAGTGGGGTATCGGGGACAAAGATGCGCTTTTCATCGCCAATCGTGATGGAAGCCGTTTGAAGCAGATTGGAAAAGCCGTACCCGGTACTTCCAGTCCTGCTTGGTCACCCGCAGGAGATAAAATTGTGTATATGGAGGAAGCCAGAGAAGGAGATCGTCAAATTGCCATAATTGATATAAACAGTAAAAGGAAAAAGGAGTTAACCCACCGTGGCTGGAACATTACACCCTCTTGGTTCGATCCAGCATTTGTAACATTGCCGGTTGCGCCGCAACCACATCTGCTAACAACAGTGTGGGGTGAGATCAAAGCCGACTAAGGACGGACTGTCCGTACCTGTCCGCGGAGGTCGAGTTGCACTTTCCAATTATTCCAGCGCGGCAATAACACTGCAGTCAACGCCGGTTGGCGAATGCCGCGCTGCCAGCGTAAGGTAACCAATTTTTGAGCGGGGTTGTATTCCACATCGAATTTCGCACCGTTGATGGAGAATTCTTTTGGATACTGCGCTTCAATTTTGTCAATAGTGTCGGGGTCAATTTCAGTAAAGGTCAGGTCCTCGGCAGAGAGGAGTTGCCACTCTTCGGCAGCCTCCACCCCTAATGTGGTGAGTCGTGAAACTAACCATGCCTGCGGTGTCAACACCTCTATTTCCGATGTTTGTACGTCGGGGTTGAGGGCACAATGGAGTCGCCACGCGTCAATTGCGCGTGTAAGGTTTTCACCAACACCTGAGAACAACGATCCAGAGAGAATCAAGGATGCTACCGCCTCTCTCAACAATGCTCCCTTAAGCGATTGGCGTTCACGTCCGATTTCCCTTCCCGCGTATGTGGTCACTACCTCTGCAACAATGTCCTCGCCTTCGCGTCTGGGGGTGGCGAGTTGAGAGGTTCCGATACCCGCATCCACCAAGTCCTCAAAGGCGCAGGGCATAGCCGTGCGTCCCATGAGTTGAACGCGCGTGCCTTTCGCGATGCCAACCGTCTCCAAGATGAGGGCAGCGTGCCGCTCGTCGGGTAAAAGTGAATCAGAATCGAGTAGCACTTCCTCTTGTCCGTTTCCCCAACCTTTCCCTCTCCGCCGTCGAACATACACACAAGCGTCCCATTCACGTCCGAGATACGCAATCAGTGCAGCGCGATCGGGTTGTAGGGGTGTCTTGTCTTTCATCACGGGTGGCAATCCAAGGAAATCCCTGAGCTGCGTTGCGATTCTGCGGCATTCAGCGAGTGCGTTTCTATGGAGATGATGGCGTTTTTCATCGCCAGCGCGCAACGTTCGGATTGCTGTTGTTGCGTCGCAGCCATCTCGGTAGAGGTCTTTTTGTCGGGCTTTCTGAACGGTGGCCTGCTGTTCCGTCGATAGATCGTTCATGCGCCGCCATAACGGGGCGGGACGTTCCAGTGTAGCAATCAAATCCACGAGATCGCGTCGGAGCGGCGGCGGGGCTTTAACGAGCAAACGGGCGTGAAGCGGATTGACAGGTAATGCACAAATCTTTGCCCCCGCCGTTGTTAGTGTGCCGTCGTCGGAGAGCACACCCCAACTTTTCAATTCAGTCTGTGCGCGCACTACGGCGAAGTCAGGGGGTTCATCGAGAAACGTCAGGTCTTGTGGACGGTAGCCTGTTGCGGCGACGGTCAGCACGAATTGCGTTAAATCCTCGCGCTGAATTTCTGGGGGTGTCTCCTGTTCAAGTTGTGCGTGTTCTTCCCAGAGTCTGTAGCAGCTGCCGGGTCCGAGGCGACCTGCACGTCCGCGGCGTTGTTCGGCGGATGCTTGAGAAATCGGACGCAGTGCCAAGACGATACGTCGATTTTGATGGATATGTTGACGCACTAAGCCTGCATCTACAACAGCAGTGATACCGGGAAGTGTGACGGACGTTTCTGCTACATTGGTTGCGAGGATAACGCGGCGACGTTGCGATTTTGCGTCAAATGCCAAGTCCTGTGCACCGGGTGGTAAATCCGCGTGGAGTGGGAGGAGTTCAACGTGCTGCATCCTGCGTAATTCGTCTTGGCAGGCACTAATTTCACCTTTGCCGGGTAAGAAAACCAAAATATTGCCCTCGGTCTCTTTGAGGGCGCGATGGATTCCTCTTTTGACGCGTTCCACTAAGCGGTCAGCACTTGGTACGACTGTGCCGCCGAGATACCTCACGTCAACGGGATAGACGCGTCCCTCCGCGCGTAGTACCTGTCCGCCAATAGAACGAGCGAGTTGTTGTGCGGCTATTGTGGCGGACATAATAACGAGCCTCGCATCGCGCCGTTTTTTTCGGCAGATAGCGAGAAACAGGTCAGCCTCTACACCGCGCTCGTGGAATTCGTCCAGAATGATAGTGCCGTATTGATCCAACTCCGGTCCAGCGGCGTATCGTAAGGCGACCCCGGGTGTGACAAAACGGATACGGGTTCGCGCATCGGAACTGACATCCTCAAAGCGGACGGTATAGCCGATTGACTGTCCCAATGGTTCGCCGTGCTGTTGTGCCACCCATCGTGCGAGCGAACGACATGCGACGCGTCTCGGTTCAACGACTAACACGGGGACATCGGAGAGTGCTGCGCACCACGGCGGAATTTGTGTCGATTTGCCGCTACCAGTCGGTGCGACAATCACGACAGGTCCTTTTATGATTGCACCTTGAAACGTCTCCTTTAGTTCTGTGATTGGAAGCGTAGCTTCGTTCATGGTGGGTATTATAACCGATAGGGGTTTTGGTATCAAGAGACGTTTGCAGGGCCATTCAGTTTTCCAATAATTTACATCCGGATGCCCCAACTTGTTGGGGAAAAGTGTGCTGTCCCGAATAAATTCGGGCTTCCGGAAGCGTGAAGGCTTTACATAGGTAAACTTAACTCTTAAAACTAAATAGCCCTGGCGACGTTTGGTGATATGCTTGACATTTCACCGTGTTTCTGGTATTATAAATCTACGCAATAAGTAGTTTTGGGTTTGAAAATCCTTTGAAAAGCCTCTGAAAATTTGTACTGCTATCGGAAATTAGGACCACCGTCTAAACCAAGATTGTGAGTGCGTTTCAACAGACAATAGCAGAATGTAGGTTTAACTCCTACTCGGTGAACCTAACACCGTATATCTTACTCTAACTGCGTTGCTGGAAACAGCAACGTGGCAAGCAGGAGAAAATGGCGCATGTCTGCGGACATAGGCGAAACTCATAAGAGCGTCCAAAATTGACACGTCCGATAACGGATGGACACGGAGAAGCGAAAGTTGAATATTCGTAAACCTCGTTATTGGTGACATAGATAACGCCTTGAAAAACTATGGTATTCTAAAGATACCTCTTCACAATAGGTATCTAAAAATCGCTACTCATTGTTGGCGATTATATTAGGTTGAGAGAATACAGCATTGGGTTGCCCAATGTATCGGGGTAAAGAATACTCCTAAATCCATCTGTGAAGTCTGCTATAAGAGAGTTGGAAAGAACCTAAACGGATTCCCGTAGTCCGCAAGGTTGAGGAGATTAGGAACTCTCATGAGAGAGAAGCATAATCAGGTGGAGTGCTTTGAAACATTTCTGAAAACATTTTATCTATAGAAA from Candidatus Poribacteria bacterium includes the following:
- a CDS encoding TonB-dependent receptor yields the protein MISRFITVLFVFIIMSLPALAETGDVQGTVYQRSTGRPLAGADVRILETDQNQKTDENGIFQFTELSEGTYTFIVTHPTEMIPTEVSVKISSGATTEVKISLGPAVELETIIVEGKRLPPTISRMEVRGGELLRIPGTFNDTLKGLMTLPSIGIPNDYFGVLYIRGSEPGSNLYYLDRTPLGYPFHWGGLLSTVSSETLEKIDIYAGGYGAEFGLDSQAVLDIHARDSIQERLNGKFNLNILYSEGLLEASIGSKGYISASGRRSYLDLIAGPILEEQTGRPQQLPYFSDYQLKFAYLLGEKHHFTLNAFAATDHFKIVEEDSEFEGEGGRVLEDAEGALATALFKNGFDGQGIHLRSDFTENLTSHLSLTRSFNFLTIAFEVPVNEQFSQNPQGEWVLDSVDYAHYDVKIDVPVWTFREDVSYRLTPKFQFEPGFLLSFSPANSFEDGRFPESLYSEVEDPEELPEILEYAEENEDTVTVVALDDGTYEVRERSVEEIYDEFGHDFYRAEGYVQGRYDPLEFLSVALGVRFDYLNVIKQVSVQPRGSVSFILPNGSNLRFAYGHYEQSPQPSHLLAENGNRALASSLTRHYIMELEYPLSSRTELKFATYYKDARKLVTPDEVSNYLNQGAGYVGGAEVFLRHRIPDRFFGWISYSYTHAERRESPDATYQPYLFDNTHIVSVVGNYSFTPNFEIGAKWQYLSGTSEVPISSVVLIQDPVTRGLNPLLASADEQLSTELAPYHKLDLRVSYKWNVWGLQIGGFLDVLNVYNRKNEIRFIFEEATLDVQGQEIGIEREVFDAPQLPRIVYFGLTLEF
- a CDS encoding helicase-related protein, with the protein product MNEATLPITELKETFQGAIIKGPVVIVAPTGSGKSTQIPPWCAALSDVPVLVVEPRRVACRSLARWVAQQHGEPLGQSIGYTVRFEDVSSDARTRIRFVTPGVALRYAAGPELDQYGTIILDEFHERGVEADLFLAICRKKRRDARLVIMSATIAAQQLARSIGGQVLRAEGRVYPVDVRYLGGTVVPSADRLVERVKRGIHRALKETEGNILVFLPGKGEISACQDELRRMQHVELLPLHADLPPGAQDLAFDAKSQRRRVILATNVAETSVTLPGITAVVDAGLVRQHIHQNRRIVLALRPISQASAEQRRGRAGRLGPGSCYRLWEEHAQLEQETPPEIQREDLTQFVLTVAATGYRPQDLTFLDEPPDFAVVRAQTELKSWGVLSDDGTLTTAGAKICALPVNPLHARLLVKAPPPLRRDLVDLIATLERPAPLWRRMNDLSTEQQATVQKARQKDLYRDGCDATTAIRTLRAGDEKRHHLHRNALAECRRIATQLRDFLGLPPVMKDKTPLQPDRAALIAYLGREWDACVYVRRRRGKGWGNGQEEVLLDSDSLLPDERHAALILETVGIAKGTRVQLMGRTAMPCAFEDLVDAGIGTSQLATPRREGEDIVAEVVTTYAGREIGRERQSLKGALLREAVASLILSGSLFSGVGENLTRAIDAWRLHCALNPDVQTSEIEVLTPQAWLVSRLTTLGVEAAEEWQLLSAEDLTFTEIDPDTIDKIEAQYPKEFSINGAKFDVEYNPAQKLVTLRWQRGIRQPALTAVLLPRWNNWKVQLDLRGQVRTVRP